DNA sequence from the Candidatus Hydrogenedentota bacterium genome:
TGTTGGGCGAAATTACGCGTGACGATCCGCCAACCATGATTGTGCATGGGGAAGAGGACGATGTGTTTTTGACGCCGTTTGCAGTAGCGGAGCGGTTTCACCTTTTCCTCGAATTGCAGGGGGTGCCGCACGAGTTTTACGCGGCGGAGAATTTTGGGCACGCGGCGTGGAACTATCGGCTGCGTGGAAAGTCGCTCGAGCGGCTGACGCTGGATTTCTTGAACGAACACCTATTTGGAGTCAAGACATCTCACTTGATGGAAAGCAGTCCGAATACCGGGAAGTGGTCCGACGGATAACGCCCCTTTTGATTGAACGTGACCGTTTCGCATCGCGTCACGTCAATTGGCCCTCGCGCCAGAATCCAGTCGATCCGGCGGTCTTGACCCTCCTCGGGCGCCTTGAATCCGCTCCACGTAATTGCGGGGCCGGCGCGTTCCACGGCGGAAGTCCACGCGTCGTTGAGACCGGCTGCAGTCAGAATTGTATATGCCTCGCTGTTACCGGCCACCGAATTGAAGTCGCCGGTTAGAATGATCGGCGCATCGGCGGGGAGGGCCGCGATCCAGTCGCGGAGGACCTTTGCGCCGCCCTGACGGGCGGGTTCGCTCTTGTGATCAAGGTGCGTGTTGAGGAAGTAGAACGACTGCTTCGATTCCAGGTGCTGAAACTTCGCCCAGGTCACCATGCGGCGGCAGGCCGAATCCCACGAAACGCTACCGACGACGCCGGGAGTATCCGATAGCCAAAAATTGCCGGACTCGATCGGCGCCAGCGATTTGTGTTTGTACAGCACTGCCATGTGCTCGCCGCCGCAGTTGATTTCGCGACCCACGCCGAACCATCGATACTCGGGCAGTTCATCGACGATGTATTCCGCCTGGAAATCGAGGCATTCCTGCGTGCCGACTACGTCGGGGTCGTATGCCTTAATTGCGCCGGTCACGATTCCTTTGCGTTTGTCCCAGTGGTTCGGCCCGTCGTTCGCAGTGCCGTAGCGCACATTGAAACTCATGATTTTGAGCGGTGTCGCCGCGCCGGCGAGGATGGGGAGGAGGAGGAACGAGAGTAGTAGGCGGAGCATTGCGTCACCTTTTTTGCAT
Encoded proteins:
- a CDS encoding endonuclease/exonuclease/phosphatase family protein produces the protein MLRLLLSFLLLPILAGAATPLKIMSFNVRYGTANDGPNHWDKRKGIVTGAIKAYDPDVVGTQECLDFQAEYIVDELPEYRWFGVGREINCGGEHMAVLYKHKSLAPIESGNFWLSDTPGVVGSVSWDSACRRMVTWAKFQHLESKQSFYFLNTHLDHKSEPARQGGAKVLRDWIAALPADAPIILTGDFNSVAGNSEAYTILTAAGLNDAWTSAVERAGPAITWSGFKAPEEGQDRRIDWILARGPIDVTRCETVTFNQKGRYPSDHFPVFGLLSIK